A single genomic interval of Puntigrus tetrazona isolate hp1 chromosome 1, ASM1883169v1, whole genome shotgun sequence harbors:
- the wu:fc21g02 gene encoding uncharacterized protein wu:fc21g02 — MLSIWTLLATAVCAVSVSAASQKLVIHGRQLSLDLPERTKRLVFVSADESEEMTIWEHKTTSLWANKPSKGDVSSASEGWTFRISYVTFDDQGIYTLYNHFGSVISSYIVKVKSSREVLSRIAGETLSISLEGLKQSDATLHFYSNYSSVTLVETGVPVALNHPDYINRLKVNSRSIQILNVNTTDLGRYELTDLKGRLVSNNTMILVDHHDNVPNKGLIALLLLGIPGGICFCCRKRICKRCQTSKSYTQAEQLNTVPMSVPCSNTVTDPAGPAGPVGPLGPGDPGQGYIAGYPPHPAQGQIHYPPQPDSSGQPAVPPNPGFYTEYGPQNPVYPPSFGPGLPPAQPPQWNAPPPQYNTSAPMNYTPVLNSAPPGPELPPTAALLTPHPESQPSISMDILNSSDTGVQFDINKGKSSGSNFL; from the exons ATGCTGAGTATTTGGACCCTCCTTGCAACTGCTGTTTGTGCAG TGTCAGTTTCTGCAGCATCTCAAAAGCTCGTAATCCATGGCCGTCAGCTGAGTCTGGATCTTCCTGAGAGGACAAAGAGGTTGGTGTTTGTTAGTGCTGATGAGAGTGAAGAAATGACTATCTGGGAACACAAAACCACTTCTCTTTGGGCAAATAAGCCGAGTAAAGGTGACGTGAGCAGCGCCAGCGAGGGCTGGACGTTCAGAATCAGTTACGTTACGTTTGACGATCAGGGAATCTACACCCTCTACAATCACTTTGGTTCAGTCATCTCCAGTTATATAGTAAAGGTCAAGA GCAGCAGAGAAGTCCTCAGTCGTATCGCAGGTGAAACTCTGAGCATATCTCTGGAAGGACTCAAGCAGAGTGATGCCACACTTCACTTTTACAGCAATTATTCATCTGTCACCCTGGTGGAGACTGGAGTTCCTGTGGCACTGAACCACCCAGACTACATCAACCGGCTTAAAGTCAACAGCAGATCCATTCAGATTCTCAACGTGAACACAACAGATTTAGGCAGATACGAGCTCACCGATCTGAAAGGAAGGCTTGTCTCAAACAATACAATGATATTAGTGG ATCACCATGACAATGTTCCAAATAAAGGTCTTATTGCTCTGCTGCTGCTTGGGATTCCTGGAGGAATCTGCTTCTGCTGCAGAAAGAGAATTTGTAAAAGATGCCAGACGTCTAAATCATACACACAAGCAGAGCAATTAAACACTGTACCGATGTCTGTACCTTGCAGCAACACAGTGACAGATCCTGCTGGTCCTGCTGGTCCTGTTGGTCCTCTAGGTCCTGGAGACCCTGGTCAG GGCTACATCGCTGGTTATCCGCCTCATCCAGCTCAAGGTCAAATTCACTATCCTCCTCAACCAGACTCGAGCGGACAACCTGCTGTTCCTCCTAACCCT ggCTTTTATACGGAGTATGGGCCTCAAAACCCTGTCTATCCTCCTTCCTTTGGACCTGGACTCCCCCCGGCTCAGCCGCCCCAGTGGAATGCCCCCCCGCCCCAGTACAACACCTCTGCACCTATG AACTATACACCAGTATTGAACAGTGCTCCTCCTGGTCCTGAACTCCCGCCCACTGCAGCCCTGCTCACACCTCACCCTGAG TCGCAGCCGTCTATTTCTATGGATATCCTTAACTCCAGTGACACTGGTGTCCAGTTTGACATTAACAAAGGAAAGTCTTCAGGCAGCAACTTTCTGTAG